In one window of Ovis aries strain OAR_USU_Benz2616 breed Rambouillet chromosome 5, ARS-UI_Ramb_v3.0, whole genome shotgun sequence DNA:
- the LOC101113495 gene encoding olfactory receptor 2H1-like, whose product MTLFVTVSVSYMITLVGNTTIILLFHLDPHLHTPMYFFLTNLSILDLCFTTSCIPQMLVHLRGPDKTISYLGCAAQLYIFLGLGAAECVLLLVMAFDRYVAVCRPLHYTVIMQPHVCHKLAFLVWSSGIFGTLVQSPTTMKLPFCHHHRVDDFVCEVPALIRLACGDTHSNELQISVIGSVFLMVPLLLILISYGHIARTVLAIQSLEGRRKAFQTCSSHLVVVFLFYCTVTAVYIQPRSHFSQKGGKFLTLFYTVVTPTLNPLIYTLRNKDMKGALKRLFGKDRTSNV is encoded by the coding sequence ATGACCCTTTTTGTGACTGTGTCTGTCTCTTACATGATCACCCTAGTGGGCAACACCACAATCATACTTCTGTTCCACCTAGACCCTCACCTCCatacccccatgtacttcttcctcaccAACCTCTCCATCCTGGACCTCTGTTTCACCACCAGCTGCATTCCCCAGATGCTAGTCCATCTCAGGGGCCCAGACAAGACCATCAGCTACCTGGGATGTGCAGCCCAGCTCTATATCTTCTTGGGACTGGGAGCTGCtgagtgtgtgctgctgctggtCATGGCCTTTGACAGATATGTGGCAGTATGCCGACCCCTACACTACACAGTCATCATGCAGCCTCACGTGTGTCACAAGCTAGCATTTTTGGTCTGGTCAAGTGGCATATTTGGTACCTTGGTGCAGTCACCCACCACCATGAAGCTCCCCTTCTGCCATCATCACCGGGTGGACGACTTTGTCTGTGAAGTCCCTGCACTGATCCGTCTGGCCTGTGGAGATACACACTCCAATGAGCTCCAGATTTCTGTTATTGGCTCTGTTTTCCTGATGGTGCCACTCCTGCTCATCCTTATCTCCTATGGCCACATTGCCCGGACAGTGCTGGCCATCCAGTCCcttgaagggaggaggaaggcctTCCAAACCTGTTCCTCTCACCTGGTGGTTGTTTTCCTCTTCTACTGCACAGTCACTGCTGTCTACATCCAGCCCCGAAGCCATTTTTCCCAGAAGGGAGGAAAGTTTCTAACTCTTTTCTACACTGTGGTGACCCCCACTCTCAATCCTCTCATCTATACCTTGAGGAACAAGGACATGAAGGGGGCTCTCAAAAGGCTATTTGGGAAAGACAGAACATCCAATGTGTAG